A stretch of Carya illinoinensis cultivar Pawnee chromosome 14, C.illinoinensisPawnee_v1, whole genome shotgun sequence DNA encodes these proteins:
- the LOC122293952 gene encoding NAC domain-containing protein 90-like: MEPGFRFYPTEEELVSFYLHKKLEGTRPDVHRVIPVVPVYDVEPWNLPKLAGELCQGDTEQWFFFTPRQEREAKGGRPCRTTVSGYWKATGSPGYVYSSDNRVIGVKKSMVFYKGKAPTGRKTKWKMNEYRAIKLETGQSNTVVPKLRHEFSLCRMYVISGSFRAFDRRPEVSTRMTQNVVDEAANKPPQNATVVEKTSSSDASFSGGDHADLQEVAGSICWEINDTLEPLWEWEPLNWP, from the exons ATGGAACCAGGTTTTCGCTTTTACCCAACTGAAGAAGAGCTAGTTTCCTTCTACCTGCACAAAAAGCTTGAAGGGACGAGACCAGATGTGCACCGGGTTATCCCCGTTGTTCCAGTTTATGACGTAGAACCTTGGAACCTTCCAA AGCTTGCAGGAGAGCTGTGTCAGGGAGATACCGAGCAATGGTTTTTCTTTACGCCAAGACAGGAAAGAGAAGCCAAGGGAGGAAGACCCTGCAGAACAACAGTTTCTGGGTACTGGAAGGCAACCGGCTCTCCTGGCTACGTGTATTCATCGGATAACCGGGTGATTGGAGTGAAGAAATCAATGGTTTTCTATAAGGGAAAGGCTCCAACCGGGAGGAAAACGAAATGGAAGATGAATGAGTACAGGGCCATCAAATTAGAAACAGGCCAATCTAATACGGTAGTTCCTAAG TTGAGGCATGAATTCAGTTTGTGCCGAATGTATGTGATCTCGGGAAGCTTCCGGGCATTTGATCGGCGCCCAGAAGTGTCGACACGAATGACACAGAATGTTGTTGATGAGGCAGCAAATAAACCACCTCAGAATGCCACAGTGGTAGAAAAAACAAGCTCATCTGATGCTTCTTTTTCTGGAGGAGACCATGCTGATCTCCAAGAAGTTGCAGGAAGTATCTGCTGGGAGATAAATGATACTCTAGAACCTCTCTGGGAATGGGAACCGCTAAATTGGCCGTGA
- the LOC122293449 gene encoding NAC domain-containing protein 90-like, protein MEPGFRFYPTEEELVSFYLHKKLEGTRPDVHRVIPVVPVYEIEPWNLPRVAGELCQGDTEQWFFFTPRQEREAKGGRPCRTTVSGYWKATGSPGYVYSSDNRVIGVKKSMIFYKGKAPTGRKTKWKMNEYRAIELETGQSNTVVPKLRHEFSLCRMYVISGSFRAFDRRPEVSTRMTQNVVDEAASKPPQNATVVDKTSSSDTSFSGGDHADLQEVAGSICWEINDTLEPLWEWEPLNWP, encoded by the exons ATGGAACCAGGTTTTCGCTTTTACCCAACTGAAGAAGAGCTAGTTTCCTTCTACCTGCACAAAAAGCTTGAAGGGACGAGACCAGATGTGCACCGGGTTATCCCTGTTGTTCCAGTTTATGAAATAGAACCTTGGAACCTTCCAA GGGTTGCGGGAGAGCTGTGTCAAGGAGATACCGAGCAATGGTTTTTCTTTACGCCAAGACAGGAAAGAGAAGCCAAGGGAGGAAGACCCTGCAGAACAACAGTTTCTGGGTACTGGAAGGCAACTGGCTCTCCTGGCTACGTGTATTCATCGGATAACCGGGTGATTGGAGTGAAGAAATCAATGATTTTCTATAAGGGAAAGGCTCCAACCGGGAGGAAAACGAAATGGAAGATGAATGAGTACAGGGCCATTGAATTAGAAACAGGCCAATCTAATACGGTAGTTCCCAAG CTGAGGCATGAATTCAGTTTGTGCCGAATGTATGTGATCTCGGGAAGCTTCCGGGCATTTGATCGGCGCCCAGAAGTGTCGACACGAATGACACAGAATGTTGTTGATGAGGCAGCAAGTAAACCGCCTCAGAATGCCACAGTGGTAGACAAAACAAGCTCATCTGATACTTCTTTTTCTGGAGGAGACCATGCTGATCTCCAAGAAGTTGCAGGAAGTATCTGCTGGGAGATAAATGATACTCTAGAACCTCTCTGGGAATGGGAACCGCTAAATTGGCCGTGA